The Geoalkalibacter sp. nucleotide sequence AGTTCATCGTCCCTTCCCGCGGCCTGATCGGCTTTCGCACCGAGTTTCTCACCGACACGCGCGGCACCGGGGTCATGACCCACACCTTTCACGACTATGCACCCTTCAAGGGCAGCATCCAGGGGCGCAAGAACGGTGTCCTGGTCGCCATGGAACACGGCGAAAGCGCGGGCTATGCCCTGTTCAATCTTCAGGAGCGCGGCATCCTCTTCATCGGTCCGGGCGTCGAGGTTTACGAGGGCATGATCATCGGGCAGAACGCCAAGGAAGACGACATGGTGGTCAATCCCTGCAAGGGCAAGAAACTCACCAACGTTCGCGCCTCGGGCAGCGACGACGCCATTCGCCTGACGCCGCCGCGTATTTTCAGCCTGGAGCAGGCGCTGGAATTCATCGACGAGGACGAACTGGTGGAAATCACCCCCAAGTCGATTCGCCTGCGCAAAAAGTTCCTGGATGCCAACGAGCGCAAGCGCCAGGAAAAAAAGGCCAAATAATCTGGACAATCCTCCCCGCCCTTTTCCATTATTCCGTGTTGTTTTTCCGGCGCGGCGGGTATAGCATAAGACTGTTTTGTCTCATCACATCTTGGGGGAGGTTCTTATGCTCAAGGAGATCGGGTTTCTGGGGTTGGGTACGGTGGGCCGCCACATGGCGATCAACCTGCTCAAAGGCAACTACAATCTAACGGTATACGATCGCCAGGCCGACGCCGTCGCGGATCTGGTCCGCATGGGCGCCAAGGGCGCCAAGACGCC carries:
- a CDS encoding NAD(P)-binding domain-containing protein; its protein translation is MGEVLMLKEIGFLGLGTVGRHMAINLLKGNYNLTVYDRQADAVADLVRMGAKGAKTPLEAASKKDMVIIILPEKEETEAMFSGDRSFLQGLDPGTLLVDMGTHSLEVTM